TGACAATTTGAGTAGCAGTTCACCTTTTGCGGGCTCATCATTTGCATCTACAAGTCCTGGAAATAGTATTTTTGGTTTTAGTTCATCAGGAATGTCTACAGTTACTACAGCTAGTGACCAATCTCAGAGTTCCGTTTTCAGCACTGGAGCTCAGTCACTTGTTAGTGCTCAAACTTCTCTCACTGGATCAGACAATACCAGAGTCTCACAGAGTGTTCCTGCTCATTTTGGGTCATCTACTACATCACCAGTAGTGGGCAATTCCGGAATGACATCTTTCTCCTCTGTCGGTTCTGCTTCAAGTAATACTGGCATCGTTTCTGCTGCTGCTTCAGATAGCAACCCCGTTGGCTCCAGCGCTGCTGCCGTTGGAAATTTTAGTTTTGGGGCAAGTTCTTCAACCTCATCTACGATGAGCAGTTCTGTCGGACCTAGCAGTGGGACAGCTCAGCTGTCGTTCACTTTTGGTGCTAGTCCGGCAGTTCATGCAGCCACCACTGCACTTGCTACTTCCAGCAATGCTACTTCTGCTATATTTAGTTTTGGTAATAATTCTTCATCTTCCTCGGCAAATGCCGTCGACACCTCTACCCGCCCTAGTCCTAGCACATTTAATTTTGGTGGTAGTTCTTCAGCTTCCTCATTGAAGAGTGTCGGCATGTCTAATAGTGCTGCTCCTGGAATATTTAGTTTTGGTGGTGGTTCTTCAGCTTCTTCAACCAATGCTGTTGGCACCTCCACAAATGCTACTCCTTCTGTATTTAGTTTTGGTGGTGGTTCTTCAGCTCCTTCAACCAATACTATCAGCACCTCCACCAATGCTACTCCTGGTGTATTTAGTTTTGGTGGTGGTTCTTCAGCTTCTTCCACCAATACTGTCAGCACCTCCACCAATGCTACTCCTGGTGTATTTACTTTTGGTGGTGGTTCTTCAGCTTCTTCCACCAATACTGTCAGCACCTCCACCAATGCTACTCCTGGTGTATTTAGTTTTGGTGGTGGTTCTTCAGCTTCTTCAACCAATACTGTCAGCACCTCCACAAATGCTACTCCTGGTGTATTTAGTTTTGGTGGTAACTCTTCGGCTTCCCCAACAAATACTGTCAGCACCTCTACCAGTGCTACCACTGGCATATTTAATTTTGGTGCTAGTTCTTCCGTTCCGTCAACAAATACTGTCAGTACCTCCACTAGTGCTGCCCCTGGCGTATTCAGTTTTGGTGCTAGCTCCTCAGTTCCGTCAACAAATGCTGTCAATGCCTCCAGCACAGTTAGTCCTAGTCCATTTGCTTTTGGTGCCAGCTCTGCCTCTTCACAAACTTCCAGTGCTGCTGGAATTTTAGGTTCCAATTGGCAGGCCCCCAAGTCTCCTGGCTTTAGTTCCCCATTTAGTTCTGCTACCCCTACTGCATTTGCATTTGGagcatcttcatcttcttttacTCCTCCAGCCACCACTGCTGCTGTCTTTGGATCAGCACCCAGTACCCCTAGTGGACCATCCTTTCCATTTGGTTCAACATCTTTGACAAATCCGTCTACACAGTCCATATTTGGGAACTCTACTTCTCCTTTTACTGCTTCCCCTGGGAATAATAACCAGATGAGCATGGAAGACAGCATGGCCGAGGACACTATGCATTCATCTTCCCCTGCAGTTGCTTTTGGTCAACCTTCTGTCTCGCCCACACCTGGCGGTTTCATGTTTGGTTCAACACCTAATCCATTCCAGTTTGGTGGCCAGCAGAATCAGGCAGCTGCTGCTGCTCAGAATCCATCTCCATTTGCAGCATCAGGCAGTTTAGGTGCTGGAGGGAGTTTCTCATTGGGTAGCAATGGTCCTGACAAATCAGGTCGAAAGATTGtcaaaattaatagaaataagAACAGAAGGAAGTGAAGCAGTTGGCAACAACATTGGATCTTCATGGTAGATATTGTTGGCAAGATGATTAATTTCTCAATGATCTATCAGCAGCCATGGTTTATGGGTTTGCGcaattctcttttttcttttttaaatttcgcGCCATTGTAGATCTGTATCTCCAGTAAGTGAAGATCTTGTAATTCTATCATCTTTCTTGGCATAAAATGTCACAATTTTGGGCAACATTTCTTTGGTTAAGTGGTTGTAATTGTATCAGTAAGGGGCTGTTAGAGGGTTAGCCTTTGCTTTTTCTTTCTATAAATTCGTCTTATGTACTTGTAACATAATAAGGAAATGTTTGTTTCTGTATGGATATCTCTTTCTATCGAGGACTTATTTTCGATTTTCATCATAATCGTAAATCAATATTGCAGATTAACGTTACGTGATTTCTTCTCACCAGTTTAAATTTTGATGATCAGAGCTACCTGGACGCAGTGCACCTACCCAATGGATGGTGTATGGAGCTACTCAATAGCAGGTACCTAATAGAATAATCGCGTAATAGAATAATCGCGTAAATTCTCTGGAGATTACTTGGACAAAATATATTACTCCATTTAATACTATATTTGCcagattatttatttaaattacccTTTCAAGAAAAGAACaacttattttgaaatagaaaatatGTTATGCTTAAaccaaaatttaagaaatgaaCATATATTCTTTGAATGTAAATGCATGTAATAACCAATCGATTAAGAATTGCTTGGCAGTTAGCACTAGGCACATATACTCAGCCTTTGACTACAAGCTATTTGAAACAATATCTAACTGAACGTTTATACGAAACAAACTATCTGCTCAAGGTAGGTGTAAGGTTTGTGTAACCCTCTTAGATTCGATTTGTGGATATTCATCGGGTATGTTGGAGTTAAAGAACACTTATTATTAACTGTAGTTAAGTTCTTAATTATActttatataaaatcaaatttaatgcATTTATTTGTGTGATGTATCTGTCGAGTTTAGTTGGGATAATATTTTTCCGCAATATTGTGCttgcttaaaataaaattctgtACTACATATGGTTCATACGGTTCTATAATATAAACAAgaaataaatcattaaaattgaagaaaatgaaagattTAGGACTGTGCAAAACTCCCTTTTGTAGGACATCATCAATATATGTACAACTTTCAATGATATAAGTGGATCATTTACATACAAgaataaggaaagaaaaaaggccaaaaagagagaagaaaaaaaaaaaaacaccaactATGGTGATGGACTCGGCTCGAAAAAGACTTACTCACACCAGATATTTACATTATACCACGGTTGTGTGATAgccataattaaataataataacttaatgTGCAAAACATTTATGTTGATTGGACTATCCTGTAGAAATGTTGTCACACTcgtattcaaaatttatataaattttgaaggaTATGATACACATCCATTAACATTTTTCAAGAGTCGAAGCAACAGAACAGAACATCAGGTGCGAGTAAATTTTTTCCGACTCATCAACTTGGCCTTGTTGTTGCCAAAGGAACCACCTCAGCCAAAGGAGTAGGCAAAGGAGATGGAAAAGGAGAACTTCTACAATTTGGACAAGTAGGGTGAAGTCTAAGCCAAGGGTCAATACATTTGACATGAAAAATATGGTGACAATCAGGCAAAAGTCTAAgtttgtcattgtctttatAATCAACCAAACAAATTGAACAACCAGAAGACATTAAAAAATCCCTTTTGTTGTGACTCTTGGCTTGTGAATAAAGTAATTTTGGATAATTTCTCAATGTTGTTtcatcaagaccttgttgaaTGAAAACCAATTGATTTTCAACTATACTTGTGTTGGTTATATTGTTGTTGACAATATTATGTGAAGAGGAATTATTGGTACTTGATCTTTTTCCAATAT
The window above is part of the Solanum pennellii chromosome 5, SPENNV200 genome. Proteins encoded here:
- the LOC107020489 gene encoding nuclear pore complex protein NUP1-like isoform X2, whose product is MVKWQVAPHIMLIAGLLYLSQSWSMMDILALNSFFLFQPLKRRSSALEDDIGSVGPIRRTRQKPNLLSHGISRPNLGGVASAAADVPTRYAHISSNPSETAAKILEHLENLTPKEKSSESRLTAGSDKTPKKLSPNMLHGQALRSLESLDSPKLLQSAQDSHKLENWSEVIPTNDHDSSLQKQGVIEQHRQNESINRPTVVPKKNEKNSFEDAQHAQPGVETADSLDKKSSVQPQKKHAFRMSALEDSFEMDEDINFDNPASQLAEGRDKMGISGAEKKSLSTDEALNKPAALSETNATLGILNKRNDMKAPDAALISISSPSFLSSSDSQSPEVVAPSFGLNKSKESSGDKVPALLFSSSFPLSGLKPESSSSLSNPAFGLAGASLELFESDNSQKDGKSNEKLEPLLSGLSPSPLFAAPSSTSTFSNGQFAPSPAISATSLLASSNSPKDVQSYSSSEVAHSTSISAAVGGGLFGFAAASSVSTEPLTKSGPSEVPSMVSTLSTASTADNADLKAKAANSDNLSSSSPFAGSSFASTSPGNSIFGFSSSGMSTVTTASDQSQSSVFSTGAQSLVSAQTSLTGSDNTRVSQSVPAHFGSSTTSPVVGNSGMTSFSSVGSASSNTGIVSAAASDSNPVGSSAAAVGNFSFGASSSTSSTMSSSVGPSSGTAQLSFTFGASPAVHAATTALATSSNATSAIFSFGNNSSSSSANAVDTSTRPSPSTFNFGGSSSASSLKSVGMSNSAAPGIFSFGGGSSASSTNAVGTSTNATPSVFSFGGGSSAPSTNTISTSTNATPGVFSFGGGSSASSTNTVSTSTNATPGVFTFGGGSSASSTNTVSTSTNATPGVFSFGGGSSASSTNTVSTSTNATPGVFSFGGNSSASPTNTVSTSTSATTGIFNFGASSSVPSTNTVSTSTSAAPGVFSFGASSSVPSTNAVNASSTVSPSPFAFGASSASSQTSSAAGILGSNWQAPKSPGFSSPFSSATPTAFAFGASSSSFTPPATTAAVFGSAPSTPSGPSFPFGSTSLTNPSTQSIFGNSTSPFTASPGNNNQMSMEDSMAEDTMHSSSPAVAFGQPSVSPTPGGFMFGSTPNPFQFGGQQNQAAAAAQNPSPFAASGSLGAGGSFSLGSNGPDKSGRKIVKINRNKNRRK
- the LOC114077367 gene encoding RING-H2 finger protein ATL70-like, producing the protein MNNTIGDGIEDTQDHYLGEKNFENYGYGIGFSLLILVILILITYSSYLYIGKRSSTNNSSSHNIVNNNITNTSIVENQLVFIQQGLDETTLRNYPKLLYSQAKSHNKRDFLMSSGCSICLVDYKDNDKLRLLPDCHHIFHVKCIDPWLRLHPTCPNCRSSPFPSPLPTPLAEVVPLATTRPS